Below is a window of Equus quagga isolate Etosha38 chromosome 1, UCLA_HA_Equagga_1.0, whole genome shotgun sequence DNA.
aatctgtatttttccattttgcacaAGTTTCAGTGAAATGTCAAGTATCAACAGTTTGGGGACTTATGGAACAAGCTGATacgtttgacttttttttaacctacctCAGCATGGAAATATTTAAgtctcccttttatttcctttacattttcaGATTTCCCGTCTTTGGCCCGCACTGATTTGCCAAGCCAAGAGTTAGCCCAAGAAGGTCCTCTCTTCCGTGGCCGGTCTTCACAAGCAGTcacccccacagcccctcctgtgACAGGTGATTCGAAGCCCACTGGTGTCGCGTGGAGAGAGGCATTTTCTCAGAAGTTGGGGTCCTCAGATCACTCAGAGAAACTACTCAAGATGGATCAAGCGGGTCCACTGTTCcctgtttataaagaaaaaggcCGTTCTCAGAGTTCACGGTTTACCTCAGAACAACAAATAGCTCATGTGCTGCCTGAAAATGTGACAGCATTCCTCACGACAGGGGCCAAGGCTTCCCTCCACGCCATCTCCGCCACTCCGGAGCCCGCGCTCCTCCCCGCCGCCAGTGTGCCAGTGACACCTTCTGTGACTTCCCAACCACAGGAGCCCACCTCAGCTCGACCTGTAGCAAGGCTCACATCTCAGCCTCCCACAGTCCTCATTCCTACAATTTTGACACGTGCTGTGGTGACACCGCAAGCTGGCCTGACCACAACGGCAGCTCCGATGACCGTCTCTCAGGCACCCACGGCTCTGACGGGCCCACGAGACACGGTGCCCTCTAGAGAAATGTCCACCCCAACTCTGAACACAGAGGCTGCCCATAGCCCTGCCACACCCCCTTTGTCCCATGTGGGTTCTTCCACTACGAAtgccactgcttcccagggaaatGGGAAGGCCAGTCCTGGTGGTTCTTCCCTGAGCAGTGTTCCCCGAAGTCTACATGGCCTTGCCTTTGAAAAGTGGCTCCTCACTGGGACCCTGCTCTTTGGTGTTCTGTTTCTCGCCATCGGCCTTGTCCTCCTGGGTAGGATGCTCTCCGAGTCCCTCCGCAGGAAACGTTACTCGAGACTCGATTATTTGATCAATGGGATCTATGTTGACATCTAAGGACGAAACTCGATGTCTCTTAATTCGTGTAGTTCCTAGTGGGCCAAACACAGTGAGTTTCTGCTGACTCGCTGATCTTAGCAGgattttttgaagtattttgaaGACAGGCCAAGGccctctgccattttctttttgcttgtgttTTGAGGAGAAGCggggaaaggaaataaataggtaATTTGAGTGATCTGTCTCTAAAATATTATCTGAAAACAAGCTCCCCCCAAAGTAATAAAGTATAATTGCCATATAAATTGGAAAATGACTGGCTTTTTGCAAGGAAAACTGGGTAAGACTTCTAGGCTCCGGTTCGTTAATATTTCTGGTTCCAGATAAAGTCAACTGTTTATGATATTAATTCTCATagatttactttcctttttatatgaATTCCAATAAAACTTATTCCAGATGTATTTCCTtccaattaaatatttgaataaatcttTTGTTACTCAGTAATGTTCTTGTAAGTGACACATCCAGCTGGATAACTTTCAGtttattcccaccagcaaaatGATTAAATGGTGAAAATATGTGTTCTAAGTTAAAATGATaaacccccccccgccccccttttCCCATCAATGAGCAAAGAGATTCCTTTGGGAGAATTCTAGCAGACAATTAGCCTACATGGAGTCGATGATAAGTCAGTTCTGATAAATGGCCAAATCTACTTGGGGTCTGTTCTGGTTCACCattcccccgcccccccccccccaaaagtaATAAAGGCATTTTCTAAACTTTACTAAGTTTAAAGTgtagtaattttatttataaatcctTCTCTAAACTTGACCAACCCTCAATTTTGGCTTTATTTGGAATAACATTGGAAATAATAGATCtcacttaaaattattattacgTGGTTAGTatgctataatttttattgattagtTACCGAAATACGTGAGAAAtgctttttaataaagaatttgcCAGATGAACTACAGTGGGGTAACTAACAATTCAGGAGGCCACCTGGTCAGCGTGACCCCTCATCtctctgaatttcattttgtttacctGCAAATCAAGAGGTTTCATCCCTTCCTGGTGTCACCAGggtttttaaagataaacatgGAATTCAGGTGCAATCTTTATACAGTGGGCGCTAGAGGGCAGTAGCTGGCTAACAAGTATAGCAATGAAGACAAATGTCGGAAATGACAGAAACtggcttttctcctctttcctcctcacctcctccttcctgtcctctctcttggagcccctcccctgcccccctgGTTTACACTAAGCTCATAAAGCTCATTAAGAGGAAAGCTGGGCTGTTGAAAATactacttttcatatattttccaaCTTAACAGCTTGACACAAATCTCCAAGGGGTTTACATAAGCTTTCAGTAggttgaataaataaaaccttGAATCAGTTTAATTTAACAAGTACTTATTGAATAGCCACATGCAGGCCAGAATCAGATTAGTAACTAAGTgccttggaattttaaaatttctcctctctttgttAACGGAATTAGATAGCGGAAATGAGGCTTTCTGTGGATGTTTATAAAAGCTTTCTCCTGGTTCTTTTGTGGCTCTCCGTATACCTTGCTGCATGCAATCTTTCTTGTGATGGAGAAGCTTGACTGGGAGCCCTGACGGGAGGTGGTAGCAGTGGTCTGGATGAGAGATGCTGTGGGCCCACACTCTGGCAGTGACTGTGGGGATGCAGTTGTAAGGGAACAGCTGGATTTAAGACATACTTCTAAGGAGGAGACAGTCGTTCTTCTCACACAGGTCTCTGCTTATTACCCCAATCGCAGTGGGCAAGCCTGCTGCAAATGCAATCAGAGGGGAAGAAGCTTGCATTTGCTTTCTTTCAAATAACTTTAACAGTGACTAGCCTGGCCAACCTTTTAGACAAGGTGCACTGAATTTTGAGCCCCCTCTGGTTTGTAGGAGGAGAAGGCAACAGCCTACAACAAGTGAGAAGACCAGGAAAGACTCCCTGATCAAAAATATCCTGTCTCCATATTTCACCAACAAAACACTCACCTGGGTTAAAAGACTATTCCTAAAAAAGCTAATGACCCCTGAAGAATGAAGCCAGTGGCCCATTCAGTCTGGATGAAGCCCTGCTACATTCTTGTTTCTCAGTGACCCCTGGGCTGAGTGAGGCATCCTTGAAACGCTGCCTCCCAGACTGTGGTGGGCACTACAGGTTATCCACGCAACAGCCAGCCCCAGCTCCACTTTTGCCTCATTTGTTATAGGTTGGAAGTGTCAGATTCTTTCCCAGCTCTTCTTGGAGTTAGGGATGAGCCTTTGATCTAGTTCTAGCTGAAAAGAAACCTACTGGGGGCTTCTCCTCCTTGATAAGTGAGGACTCCACAAGGAAGAAAgcccttttttcccccaactcctTATTTCCTGCTTGGAATGCTGGTCATGTAGGGACTACCATCTGACACTTGGAGCTACTGCAGCCTTTCTGCCACCATGAGGGGAGAAATCACTAACAAGCTGATCGTGGCAGGGTGGGATATGGGAAGAGTCTGATCCTTGATAACTTGGTTAAGCAACGGCACTAACCCTGGAATTGCCCACTTCCAATCTCGTTCTGTGATAATAAACCTCTAATATTTGTATCACTTTTAGTCTAGTATTCCTTTActtattaataatgataacaaaCGTTTACAAAGTACTTACAGTATATGCCAGGCACACTTTTGCATATACTAAGTCATTTCATTCCTATAACAACCTCATGCAGAATTTTTATCCACATCCtgcagatgaggaactgaggcacaaagagatttaAGTGACGTGCCTGAGGTCACTTGCCCAGGTACTCTGGCTCCACAGTTCTTACCCTTTACATTCTCATAACTGGAATGATACACAGTGTAACCAAAAGAGAGGTTTGCAGTAGATCAGCCACATTCTAGATAACAACTTTTAAATGGTGTTGAACTAAATGTTACCTTGAGCCAAAAGCATGGCAATTACCATCAGCGGTCTCATTCCGGGGTGGGCTTCACCCACTTTCTCAGCCACTGACGTCCTGTCCTCTTGTTGATCACTGACCACCTGTGCCAAAGTTAACGGGCCCTCTTTAGTTAAGGGCCCACTGGAGTGGAGGGTCCATCCCATTCCCGTGTTCTCACACCTCTATTAATAGTACCCCCAGCCACCCCGTCTCCCCATATTGAGCAACTTCAAAGTCCTACCCTACTCTTGCCTCTCCCCTAGCCTCTGCACCCAGTGTTTACCACATGTCATCTGTTCTCTTTCAAAAACGCTTCTCAAAGTCCACGCTTCCCACGGCCGCCTTCTATTTGGTGTCCCCAACATGTTTCTCCTTGCTTCGCTCCCAAGTCACACACTCCCTCCATGCGACCTCCAGTTACTttaaaacacaacacacacagtACATCACGCCGTGCACTCTGTGCCTCCCTGATACCTGCGGGCGTGAGGCCCCACTGAGCGCAGCACATGACCGTGCTCTAGCTCCAGCTTTCCCTCCCACACAACCTGGGCCTCCGCGACACACGCCTTCTCCCTGTTTCTCACTTTCATGAGCCGTGCTATTCCCTCTGCATGCAAAGGCCCTTTTGCCTTCTTCGCCTGGCAGATTTCCACTCAGctttcaagactcagctcaaacatcacctccacCACGGTTTTCCCAGACCCTCCCAGGAGATCTGTGATTCCTCAAGGATTTCTGGCACGGCTCTTGATTTATATCATTAGCAAGACACTTCCACGGGATCTTCTGACGCATCGGTTTATATATTACACCGCGAGCCTGCGATATGTGGTATCTGATTCTCCCGTTCTTAATAGtgtccctggcacacagcagacactcgATAAATGATCATGAGTGAATTTTAAAACCTGTTCGTTAAAGTTCATTCCTTTCTGCAACAGGCAGTAATGTGATCGCCTGTCCATGCAACAGCTTCTATATCATGAAGAGAAAATCCAGGCAAGACCCCACGTACATGCGTTTTTTAGGAGAATGGGATGCAAGCCAGGTGCACAAAGATGAAGTGTATACTCTTATTTTAACGAAGACCATGTGCCGAGGAATCAGTAGATAAGCGTTTTGATTTTGTTTACTACTCTCCTTAGAGTTGAGGTCGTACAGTTTACTTAGCCTATTGAGAGGATGAGCTGACAGAATGTGTCTTTGTTTGTGCTCTTaaaatttttggttaattttttttgaggaagattagccctgagctaacatctaccaatcctcctctttttgctggggaagactcaccctgagctaacatccgtgcccatcttcctctactttatatgtgggacacctgccacagcatggcttgccaagatgtgccatgtctgcccccgggatctgaactggcggaccctgggccaccgaagcggaacgtgtgcacttaaccactgcgccacccggccgggccctggttaatttttaaattaagttaacTGTGAGAGCACTTTTATAGCCCAACTAAGGCTCAGAATCAAAGTGATGGGTCCCCAGATTACGATGTTGGTTAGCAAAAGAGTCAAAAGCGGAACGGAGCACTCTGGCCTTTCTGATTCAATGTTCTCTCCACCACACTGTTCTTCCACGAGCAGGGGTGTGTCCCTACGGAAATAATGCGTCACCGAACACACACTCAAACCCTGGGGGTGAGGGTCCAATTTTCAGTTCCAATCTCATTGTATGTTATGTAATTTATAATGTCATTAGTAAGCATTTGTTTTTCATCTGTTCTCAATGAGAAACACCCATTGacatttaaataatagaaaatgaggACACATAGGATTAACGAAAGACTAAACTGTTTCAATGATTATATGCAAATACTGTCTTTATCAAGAGCCAACAGAATTACCTATGCAACTTTCTATTTGAATTCACCTTTTTATGTGGGTGATTTGTCTTCCCAGCAATACAGAAAGCATCTGGAAGATTAGCAAtgcatcttcctttttttaaaaatctgttagaatCATTTATTCTTTGCCACCTGTGGCTAGAGCTCAGGCCTACTTTGTTCTCATTTAGTCCTAATTTCAGTGCAGTAAAGGATAAGAAAACCACAGCTCAGAGAATGGAAAGACCTGCCCAACCCCATCCTCTGCTCTCCAGCCTTGCTTTTCCTCCTGGGATGATGTCTGGCGGCCCGCGCACTGAATGAGTGAGCAGCAAAGGTCTGTTAGTTTTAACGTCTTCTAGACTTCCAAACTCTTCAGCTTTTTGGCCTTTCTTTCATGATATGAACGAAGCCCAAATGCAGCCAGGCAAGAATTACAGGTTAGGAATGGTGGGCTTTTCTACAGATCCGTCCTACGCCATCCTCAGcactcttcttcttctccactctCTTCCCAGCACCCCCCTCAACTCCTCAGGCCCTGAGACCTGCCTTCCCCTCCAGCAACCTATCCGCCTTCGGAGGCTTGGCTCCAACGGGATTTGGGAGACACATGGAATGGGCAGGCTCTGCTTGAGCTGCCTGCTGCCTCGGAGATGGCCTGTTTCTACCATCACCGAAAGCTGCTCACTTGCACgatgagaggaaaaaagcaaacctTTCCCAGCTGCCACGACACACACTTGATCACACACATTTGCACACAtcgcataaaaaaaaaaaaggccccaaAATGAAGAACTCTGAAAGGATAATGTAGAAGAAGTGGAATTTGGAGCTAGTGCGTAAGTTCATGTAGAAGAAGTGGAATTTGGAGCTAGTGCGTAAGTTCATGAGTGAGTGAGTAGGGGGGAATAAGAGGATTCCAGGGACTGGACAGATGAACTGTTAGCCAGCAAACAGCtgttattgtttaatatttaatgaaagtaTACATAGCCTCAGCCAGGGTCCCCTAACAAACCACTGGGATGTGCCACACTGGGCTAACCTGGTACAGTGGCACACAGGCCAAATGCTGCCACCACACAGCCTGCTTGGTGAATGCCCCAGGGGAGAGAGGAACCGAGACAGCTGGATTATTCTGCAGACAGTGGGGAGCTACAAGAATCATCCTTTCTCACCTGCCCCTCCCTTCAGGCAggccttctcagcctccagccAGGTTCTGCACGTCTCACTTTTCTTCACATCCCCTTCGGTCAACATCATCAGCAATCCTaagacttggggagaaaaaaccaaaaagcttcttatctttaaaaaaaaaaaaaaaaaggaaagctcttGCATTACGAGGACTCTGTCCAGTGCAGCACGGTTACCCTTGCCCCTCACCCGGCCCTGCCACAGCGACAGAGCGTCCCTTTGGCTGGATTTATGACCCACCCCCCTGCCTCCCCACTGCAGTGCAGAGGGAAAGGGCACAAGCTTGAGAAAAACAAGTATCAAGGGTTGATGGTGTGTGCtgaactttaaaatgttaaattacggtgaaaaatattttggaaaagaaactaTCTTCCAAATTGTGCTACATAGTAAAGTTAATGGAGGCCATATGTCGTCTACTCAGacttagaaaaacaaactaaaaacaataCTTTAGCGCCTGTCGGGCTGAAATGCGATCTACTTCTTAATATTCACTCAACCCAGagtaaaatgctttaaaatggtaATGATTCCAGAGTGCAGCCTGAGCTCAGCGCATAAACAACAGACCCCAGACACAGGGGGTTTGTGTTCTGATCCCAGCTCCGGGCAAATTGCTTCATCTCCTggttctttctcaattttctcagcTCTAGAATGGGGAGATCAGTATTTCACTAGGTGTTTACAAGGCACACTAAAATGATTCTGAAGCACTTTACGAATGTTCAATAACTGATGATTTTTCATAACTTGGCCTCATAACCTCCTCCATTATTCATTCAGTGGTGTGGAAATAAACGAAGACAAGCCAAATGAGCACAGAGGCTATTGATTCAGAGCTTGCTGTCGTAAGGGACTCAGCCACCATCATTTGCAATTGGCAGAGActcaaggcaggcagaggagagggggagCTTTATAGTGGAAAAAAGGGGAGGCTTCTCAGCTATGCTCTGATTAGGGGGTGTTGGCATGGGAAAGGTGGGGTTGGTCTACAAAGAAGCAGGGCATCCTGTGTGATTGGTTTggggagcatatttggctttctcagGCTGGTCCTGCTTGGAAAGGGGTTGGGGATCCCAAAGTGGAAGCCAAGTGGTTTGGCTTCCTCAGCTGGTCACAGCAGGGGCTGTAGGTCAGAGTTCTGTTGTCAGATATGGTTTGGCCACTGTCTGTCTGCATATTCAATCTCTCAGAGGAAAATACACACAAGGCGAGAGAGGTCAGACTACCCGAGAAGACAATTAGACACCTGCCTAGTAGCTAGAGAATGACTTGTACTTTTTATACCTTTCAGTCACTTTTAGAAGCAGCAAATTTAGAAGACAGACTGCTGAACCACTTTCCACCCTCTAGAATCAATGGGCACGTCATTGGACTAGGGATCAGGACAACTGGGTCGGTGGTGACTCTGttactcccccaacccccaggggCCTGAGGCAAGTCACATAACCTCCCAAGGCTTCAATTTGCTCATGAAAAGGCCAAGAATTCCTATCTGTCTAGCCCGTCTCATCGTTTGGTTTTGAGCATAAGTGGTTTAATGTTTGTAGAAGAACCCCATAAAGCAGGTATTTAAAACTCTATAGAGCAGTTATTTTAGAAggcattttaaaagtttgcaagGAAGATGGGGCATAAGCCTTTGAAGTTCCATCTAGTGGACCGGAGTCTTGAAAAATCTTTGCGCATCCTGTGGGGAGACTGGCTGACTCTCCCTCAGACTCCCCATCTTTCCCGCCTCTACCTCCATTAAGGCTACCCATTCCCCCGCCTCTGCTCCCCCATTTCCCATCTCAGCGAATGGGACCACTAGAAACCTGAGAATTTCTTTAATCCTCTGCAGGAAAGTTGCATACTTGACTTGTACCTCTCACTAATTCAcccatttattcaaaaataatgagtttcttattgttatttttaaatgaagtgataaatatttctaaacgttcttatttttaatttcaaatatagtaaatattaataGCTAGAGCCAATACAAACAAAATCTCGTCAGGTCTTCAACTATGGTTAAGGGTGTAAAGGGATCCTGAAACTAAAAAATTCATTAAGCACTGCTTTAGATAACCTTATCCTTTGTCCCATCTAGTAATTCTACGTCTCGGATTCCATCCTAAGGACACAGAATTGCACTTAAAAATTAACTCACCGTGTGTTCATTGTAGCACATTTATCAATAGAATCAAGCTAAGTTTCTGAACAGGATTGGTTAAATAATTCATAGTACATTCAATAAGgtagaatattatatagttaGTGAACatattttcaaggaattttaatgaatacggacagctaattttcaacaaagatgccaagaatacacagtggggcaaggacagtctcttcaataaatggtgttggaaaaactggatatccacatgcaaaggaatgaaattggacGCTcttcttacatcatacacaaaaatcaacttgaaatggattaaagacttaaatttaagacctaaaatcataaaactcctagaagaaaaatagggaaaaagttCCTGGGCATTGGTCTTTGCAATGATTtatttggatatgacaccaaaagcataagcaacaaaagcaaaaataaacaggtggcactacatcaaactaaaatgtttaTGCATagcaaaagaatcaacaaaatgaaaagacaacctaaggaaagggagaaaatatttgcaaatcatatatctgataaggagttaatatccaaaatatgtaaggatctcttacaactcaatagcaaaagaaccaaataacccagttaaaaaatgagcaaaggacctgaatagacgtttttctaaagaagacatacaaatggccaacaggggggctggctccatggccgagtggttaagctcgcacgctctgctgcggcggcccagggttcggatcctgggtgcggacatggcaccgctcatcaggccatgttgaggtggcgtcccacatcctacAACTTGAAGGACCTGctactaagatatacaactatgtacggggggggttgggaagataaaggagaaaaaaaaaaaagaagattggcaacagttgttagctcaggtgccaatctttaaaaaaaaaacaaaaacaaatggccaacaggtacatgaaaagatggtcaacatcattaatcatcagggaaatgcaaatcaaaaccacaatgagatttcacctcatacctgttaggatgtctattatcaaaaagacaagagataacaactgctggtgaggatgtggaaataagggaacccttgtgcactgttggtgggaatgtaaactggtacaaccatgatggaaaacagtatggaggttcctcaaaatattaaaaatagaactaccatataattcagcaattccacttctgggtatatatctgaagcaaatgaaatcactctcttgaagagatatttgcactcccatgttcattgcagcattatttccaatagccaagatatggaaacagtctaaatgtccatcaagagatgaatggataaagaagatgtggtatctagctacctatctatctacaatgaaatattatataaccataaaaagaagtaaatcctgctatttgcaaca
It encodes the following:
- the MANSC1 gene encoding MANSC domain-containing protein 1; translation: MFFRKEWNSTYTFVIICFLTLRLAASQNCSTKSLEDVVIDIKSSLSKGIRGNEPIYTLTQEDCINSCCSTKSISGDKVCNLMIFDTRKTARQPNCYLFYCPSEEACPLKPAKGLMTYRIIRDFPSLARTDLPSQELAQEGPLFRGRSSQAVTPTAPPVTGDSKPTGVAWREAFSQKLGSSDHSEKLLKMDQAGPLFPVYKEKGRSQSSRFTSEQQIAHVLPENVTAFLTTGAKASLHAISATPEPALLPAASVPVTPSVTSQPQEPTSARPVARLTSQPPTVLIPTILTRAVVTPQAGLTTTAAPMTVSQAPTALTGPRDTVPSREMSTPTLNTEAAHSPATPPLSHVGSSTTNATASQGNGKASPGGSSLSSVPRSLHGLAFEKWLLTGTLLFGVLFLAIGLVLLGRMLSESLRRKRYSRLDYLINGIYVDI